The following are encoded together in the Rhizoctonia solani chromosome 10, complete sequence genome:
- a CDS encoding Retrotransposable element Tf2 protein, producing MDNQLFCKASKCTFHVTSVEYLGIIVLDKGFSLDKLKIQAVQEWPTPTKVKEVQSFLGFANFLRQFVANFSHMARPLHNLVKKDTAWNWGPKEQEAFQGLKDAITNAPVLCHANPAKPYFLETDASGRQTLHPLGFLSESFKGAEQNYDTHNKELLAIIRSFEHWRIFLEGTAHPITVFTDHRNLEYWKESRTFNRRHTQWHLLLAGYNFQIVYCPGKQSGKPDALSRRPDHANIPPTNQTMLPDPVFANVALVLPEKELQRQIKRSLDQDKSLEEILQFLQNESKAPPSIKRAFKDYEMEARLLFYQGQIVVPDVGTLRTDLLRIFHNSPLAGHPGRQQTLELVSRNYYWPGIRADTYWHVDSCETCQQIRKPKYASIPPQPLELPTRPWQHDGNHNSILVIVDSFTKYGVFVKCSKKLKAPELAELFLEHIWKRHGMPEKTISDRGRVFNNKFLRALYKRLGIDPHFSSAYHPQSNGQTERVNPSIKHFLRAYSGVNQRDWTKWLPMAEFAYNNAVHSSTVKPPSKRYVPEADDLAQTMEVQWKEVEAALRQSKQRMTAGEDGSPIEFEIGKEAWLDAKNINLKTLSPKLTEQRLGPFKVIEKISDQAYRLELPPTMRIHNVFYVGLLSKVKRDKKRTFESRPPPVTVDGEEEYKVEGITDMEERNGEWFFRVKWKGYGPEENTWEPRENLKNAGKILRKYEEEMRKKALGAAKALRGGAVL from the exons ATGGATAACCAGTTGTTTTGCAAAGCGTCAAagtgtaccttccacgtcacatcaGTGGAATACCTTGGGATAATTGTCTTGGACAAAGgctttagtctggataaactcaaaatccaggcagttcAAGAATGGCCTACGCCCACCAAGGTTAAAGAGgtacaatccttccttggatttgccaacttcctccgccaattcgttgccaactttagccacatggccagaccgctacacaacctggtcaagaaagatACGGCTTGGAATTGGGGTCCTaaagaacaagaagctttCCAGGGGTTAAAGGATGCtattaccaatgccccagtCCTATGCCACGCCAACCCTGCAAAACCTtatttcctggaaacagacgcctcag gaagacagACGTTACACCCCTTAGgattcctgtcagaatcGTTCAAGGGAGCGGAACAAAACTATgatacccacaacaaggaactattGGCTATCATACGATCCTTTGAACACTGGcgtatattcctggaaggaactgcACACCCAATCACCGTGTTTACCGATCACCgcaatctggagtactggaaggagtcaagaaccttcaaccgtcGCCACACACAATGGCACCTTCTACTAGCCggatacaacttccagatcGTCTATTGCCccgggaaacaatcagggaaaccggATGCACTTTCACGCCGCCCAGATCACGCCAACATCCCTCCAACcaaccaaaccatgctcccagatcctgtctttgccaacgttgcgCTAGTCTTGCCAGAAAAGGAattacaacgccagatcaaGCGAtccctagaccaagacaagtccttggaagaaatcctccaattcctccaaaatgaatcaaaggcaccaccttccatcaaacgggcattcaaggattatgaaatggaagCCAGGTTgttattctaccaaggacaaattgtagtaCCAGATGTAGGCACCCTAAGGACGGACTTACTACGGATATTCCACAATAGCCCCTTAGCTGGACATCCTGGTAGACAACAAACCTTGGAATTGGTCTCGCgcaactactactggcctggcatccgtgcAGACACTTATTGGCacgtggactcctgtgaaacatgtcaacaaattaggaagcccaagtatgcgtctatcccacctcagccccTAGAACTCCCGactagaccctggcaacac GACGGAAACcacaactcaatcctggtcatagtagacagcttcaccaagtatggggtttttgtcaaatgctccaagaagctaAAGGCACCTGAGCTAGCGGAGttgttcctggaacacatATGGAAACGCCACGGCATGCCGGAGAAAACTATATCCGATAGAGggagggtcttcaacaataaattcctgcgggccctgtacaaacgccttggcattgacccacACTTCTCATCGGCatatcacccccagagcaacggacaaacagaacgaGTCAACCCTTCTAtcaaacacttcctcagggcttattcaggggtcaatcaacgggactggactaaATGGCTCCCTATGGCGGAGTtcgcatacaacaatgccgtacACAGTAGCACGGTAAAACCCCCTTCAAAGCgct ACGTCCCGGAAGCAGATGAtcttgcccaaacaatggaagtTCAATGGAAGGAGGTGGAAGCCGCcctccggcaatctaagcaacgAATGACAGCCGGAGAAGATGGAAGCCCAATTGAATtcgaaattggcaaagaagcCTGGTTGGACGCCAAGAATATTAACCTTAAAACACTAAGTCCCAaactaacggaacaacgtcTGGGACCCTTTAAGGTTattgaaaaaatctccgaccaAGCTTACCGCTTGGAACTTCCCCCAACCATGCggatccacaacgtcttctatgtgggactctTATCCAAGGTCAAGAGGGATAAGAAGCGTACCTTTGAAAGTCGTCCCcctccagtcaccgtggacggggaagaagaatacaaagtagaggGGATAACAGACATGGAGGAAAGGAACGGAgaatggttcttcagagtcaaatggaagggctacggaccagaagagaacacgtgggagccccgggaaaacctcaaaaatgcggggaaaattttgagaaaatatgaagaagaaatgagaaaaaaggcccttggcgctgccaaggcccttagagggggggcagtgttgtag
- a CDS encoding Helicase conserved C-terminal domain: MPLTPVAHSVLYLFKAAAMNKSHPLTCPPWTSNVWRELFGLFPLKGSEDYYDAEIDVVGDSDPQLDSSKELGLTMPKSSIALITKNRRKALGLHERQAAERFLQYFWDTWKADYVRKIPIRETIKSTTQGKKGGPDPYGYAAYRNLVLAAINRKGGVMNQVEETLGKIGATPANLWKDDRSLNRERPATKRVLEHQAPIADTHARLEEQDVQAALAQALFGDAGVSSCGTVVPELIPTICCFAQRKYENLARSLKRKVTTSCARMQKVDSKLEDAQRLRSPKALRDATRALTDWRKIAIGTKEVDELHFLSRERTLKQLWSSLGFGSLEDDLTASKSKSKSTQDGPSKEEMQAAYAYYVEEYCYGVGCLDESKLPIPTVVVSGLHSLVDGCKDIGVLHLKSLSTEALWAQLGLPGVDQFPFAEPGTGESAKDMAPLAKTCAVPFWHQVVGTLRILEGAFTQRVGDCAQPTLLCDNVGLGKTVQIIGVISMIQHYYKQQELPAKERLATPMFIQEQSSPYFAGQKTIPNLPSIVITPRTLGNQWMEQWKKFTQLGSFVPVRYSVESGTLESFCSDPTGPYRAAAGRDLEHAGQVVIIADLLAIAKEAKRCLQLPPAFKGKDAREYKAKGKTPVFKAGISNAGSLFGMRFWVAALITQSLSLVIGATATPLFTLLKCLLALGQNLRYQPLLGEQGVQVWNEMQEMLSTGNESWRLTSTAVIQATVERELQAALLLGKIPLYNPRAAKIKEELESKYQAEDQRSILHMIHVSKQPLNMLRLLLLPIMIRCTNESLDYLGRQILDLPFVQKFIAWAPMNEEEKEMQRVINQEHTQQKSKKTKLAQKAKAAKRQKRKQAQDNVGDNGDEDVDENAWNGSQAQGEVERSNCKNVRWHNFLIEQKFAGMLAKLGALRLEEQAQELDCGTLTNKVTDDWTVENLPQKMSTRMQCVMGLIEWFWIGNPKPVALLEDGTLDKARLVQEPLPSKKPQKFLIYVEFQQHQALIAKMLTLKEKDYVTYNGSMATTKRQRSVEKFANNPSCQIMIISNVGSAGLNLVEASVVIIVSSVWSGLELDQIMGRVDCPGQLQDVAVYNIMAPEGIDLALNVYADSKAQLSNHFLSLQRTLQTVYLEIAQPHSNDHNELDLEEIPAVSSTKGTKPSTSKAGPCKRKSQNEQCSQDANAVQKLALAKALGSQVSGAPSSNLVPTTQSMQPLPTSSTGSTEQTDELLISQGVPTTTPNAIGARTMVASSQQKTKFHAKKARLGHSSSDPSLVAAATAQPSQPLSATGPILVPAKKRTAPTTSGHSVVTGGGSSQRKVFHLKASKLSASNHSVDAKK, translated from the exons ATGCCTTTGACTCCCGTTGCCCACTCTGTTCTCTACCTGTTCAAAGCTGCTGCTATGAACAAGTCACACCCGTTAACCTGCCCTCCCTGGACAAGCAACGTGTGGAGGGAGCTTTTTGGGCTGTTTCCTCTAAAGGGTAGTGAGGACTATTACGATGCTGAGATTGATGTAGTTGGCGACAGTGACCCACAGTTGGATTCAAGCAAGGAACTGGGCCTCACCATGCCCAAGTCTTCAATCGCCTTGATCACCAAAAATCGCCGGAAGGCACTTGGGCTCCATGAGCGTCAGGCTGCAGAACGCTTCCTGCAATATTTCTGGGATACCTGGAAGGCGGATTATGTGAGGAAGATACCAATCCGCGAGACAATCAAGTCCACTACTCAAGGCAAGAAAGGTGGCCCGGACCCTTATGGGTATGCTGCGTATCGCAACCTGgtattggctgcaatcaACAGGAAGGGCGGCGTCATGAATCAAGTGGAGGAGACTTTGGGAAAGATTGGGGCTACTCCTGCCAATCTCTGGAAGGATGACAGAAGCTTAAACAGG GAACGTCCAGCTACCAAGCGTGTTCTTGAGCATCAGGCGCCTATAGCTGACACCCATGCAAGGCTGGAAGAACAAGATGTGCAAGCAGCTTTGGCTCAAGCCCTATTTGGTGATGCAGGGGTCAGCAGTTGTGGGACTGTTGTCCCAGAGCTGATCCCTACAATTTGTTGCTTTGCACAGCGCAAGTATGAGAACCTTGCGCGGAGCTTAAAGCGTAAGGTAACCACATCATGTGCTAGAATGCAAAAGGTTGACAGTAAACTGGAAG ATGCTCAAAGGCTCAGATCCCCCAAGGCATTGCGTGACGCAACAAGGGCTTTGACTGATTGGCGGAAGATAGCAATAGGGACAAAGGAGGTTGATGAGCTTCACTTCCTGTCCAGGGAACGTACGCTGAAGCAGTTATGGTCAagtcttgggtttggaagtCTTGAGGATGATCTGA CGGCGTCAAAATCTAAAAGCAAGTCAACTCAAGATGGTCCaagcaaagaagaaatgcaGGCTGCCTATGCTTACTATGTTGAGGAGTACTGCTATGGAGTTGGCTGTCTTGATGAGTCCAAGCTTCCTATCCCTACAGTTGTTGTCTCTGGTCTCCACAGTTTGGTGGATGGGTGCAAGGATATTGGGGTATTGCATCTCAAGTCCTTGTCCACGGAGGCTTTGTGGGCCCAGCTAGGACTGCCAGGTGTGGATCAGTTCCCGTTTGCAGAGCCTGGCACTGGTGAAAGCGCCAAAGACATGGCTCCACTGGCCAAAACTTGTGCGGTGCCGTTTTGGCATCAAGTGGTAGGCACTCTCAGAATCTTGGAAGGCGCTTTCACACAGAGAGTGGGCGATTGCGCCCAACCAACTTTACTGTGCGACAATGTTGGACTTGGAAAGACGGTGCAAATCATTGGGGTCATTAGCATGATCCAACATTACTATAAGCAACAGGAACTGCCAGCCAAAGAGCGTCTTGCAACACCCATGTTTATCCAAG AGCAAAGCTCGCCATACTTTGCAGGCCAAAAGACCATACCAAATTTGCCATCAATTGTCATTACTCCGCGGACACTTGGCAATCAATGGATGGAGCAATGGAAGAAGTTTACCCAGCTTGGTAGTTTTGTTCCTGTCCGGTACTCAGTTGAGAGCGGCACCCTTGAGAGCTTCTGCAGTGACCCAACAGGTCCATACCGCGCTGCAGCTGGACGAGACTTGGAGCATGCAGGGCAAGTGGTTATCATTGCAGACCTATTG GCTATTGCAAAGGAAGCAAAACGGTGCTTACAGCTCCCTCCTGCATTCAAGGGTAAAGATGCAAGGGAGTACAAAGCTAAGGGCAAGACACCTGTTTTCAAGGCAGGGATCAGCAATGCAGGCTCACTCTTTGGAATGCGCTTTTGGGTGGCAGCT CTCATTACTcagtccttgtccttggtgatTGGAGCAACCGCCACACCATTGTTTACGTTGCTCAAA TGCCTGCTTGCTCTTGGACAAAACCTGCGCTaccagccattgcttggtgaGCAAGGAGTTCAGGTCTGGAACGAGATGCAGGAAATGCTGTCAACTGGTAATGAAAGTTGGAGGCTTACAAGCACAGCGGTGATTCAAGCCACAGTAGAAAGGGAGCTTCAAGCGGCACTTTTACTTGGCAAAATTCCCTTGTACAACCCCCGCGCTGCtaagatcaaggaagaactggaaagcAAGTACCAGGCTGAGGACCAGCGGAGCATCCTCCATATGATTCATGTCTCAAAGCAGCCACTAAACATGTTGCGcttgcttcttctccccatCATGATTCGTTGCACAAATGAGTCCTTAGACTATTTGGGCAGACAAATCTTGGATCTCCCGTTTGTACAGAAGTTCATTGCTTGGGCACCCATGAATGAAGAAGAGAAAGAAATGCAACGGGTCATCAATCAAGAGCACACACAGCAGAAGAGCAAAAA AACAAAACTGGCGCAAAAGGCTAAGGCTGCCaagagacaaaaaagaaagcaaGCGCAGGACAATGTGGGTGACAATGGGGATGAGGATGTAGATGAGAATGCATGGAATGGGTCTCAGGCACAGGGGGAGGTGGAACGGAGCAATTGCAAGAATGTCAGGTGGCAT AACTTCCTGATAGAACAGAAGTTTGCTGGCATGCTGGCTAAGCTGGGAGCGCTACGGCTGGAAGAGCAGGCTCAGGAGCTTGATTGTGGTACCTTGACAAACAAAGTCACTGACGACTGGACAGTGGAGAATCTGCCCCAGAAGATGTCCACAAGGATGCAATGTGTCATGGGACTGATTGAGTGGTTCTGGATTGGCAACCCCAAACCCGTTGCATTGCTTGAGGATGGTACGCTAGATAAAGCAAGGCTTGTTCAAGAACCTTTGCCCAGCAAGAAGCCGCAGAAGTTTCTCATATACGTGGAATTTCAGCAGCACCAAGCGCTCATTGCAAAG ATGCTCACTCTCAAAGAAAAAGACTATGTGACGTACAACGGCTCTATGGCTACCACCAAGCGTCAACGGTCTGTTGAGAAGTTTGCCAACAACCCATCATGCCAAATCATGATCATCAGCAATGTAGGCTCAGCTGGTCTCAACTTGGTGGAAGCCTCAGTTGTGATCATTGTA AGCAGTGTTTGGTCTGGGCTTGAGCTTGACCAAATCATGGGTCGCGTTGATTGCCCTGGGCAGCTGCAAGATGTAGCTGTATACAACATCATGGCGCCAGAGGGAATTGATCTGGCCCTGAATGTTTACGCAGATAGTAAGGCACAGCTCTCTAACCATTTCCTGAGCTTGCAAAGAACCTTGCAAACTGTGTACTTGGAAATTGCTCAGCCACACTCCAATGATCACAATGAGCTTGACTTGGAGGAGATCCCTGCAGTCTCTTCAACAAAGGGTACAAAACCATCCACTTCCAAAGCTGGGCCATGCAAGAGAAAAAGCCAAAATGAACAATGCTCTCAAGATGCAAATGCTGTTCAAAAGCTAGCCCTAGCCAAGGCACTGGGATCACAGGTTTCTGGTGCTCCCTCAAGCAATT TAGTCCCTACGACACAGAGCATgcaacctcttccaacaTCATCAACAGGAAGCACAGAACAAACTGATGAGTTGTTGA TATCCCAGGGTGTACCTACCACTACACCAAATGCCATTGGTGCCCGGACAATGGTGGCCAGTAGTCAACAAAAGACTAAGTTCCATGCAAAAAAGGCAAGACTTGGtcactcttcttctgacCCGTCATTGGTGGCTGCGGCAACAGCACAGCCAAGTCAGCCTTTATCTGCGACAG GGCCAATATTGGTGCCAGCCAAGAAGCGCACAGCACCTACTACATCTGGGCACTCAGTAGTCACAGGAGGTGGAAGCTCACAGAGGAAGGTGTTCCATCTGAAAGCATCAAAACTCTCAGCTAGTAATCACTCTGTTGACGCAAAAAAGTAA
- a CDS encoding ATP citrate (pro-S)-lyase, giving the protein MSSNAIREFDAKLLLPCWLPGAPVYAGTEPVTSTFLYSTPKVVQTPRDSDTNTVTPDTELPPFLTEKLVVKPDQLIKRRGKAGLLSLNKGWEESKAWIVERAGKPVQVESTTGTLNNFIVGPFLPHPSNTEYYICTNSRREGDKISFTHEGGVDIGDVDARAARPTKVFQMQEDDHEQEELLPLPPRITNNLSSPTHLTTEPQVGASKSVMGTIESTQMDSEWLVNTGKAKAVGGIKVKGPPQHSSRELRPRTQAQLSPPRFPFPLPLNLSIISFLICHMYVALGYWHNLA; this is encoded by the exons ATGTCGTCCAATG CCATTCGCGAGTTTGACGCAAAGCTACTACTGCCATGTTGGCTGCCTGGTGCGCCTGTCTATGCTGGAACCGAGCCAGTCACGTCGACGTTTTTGTACTCCACGCCCAAGGTTGTCCAGACCCCACGAGACTCAGACACGAACACGGTCACGCCAGACACTGAGCTGCCCCCATTCTTGACTGAAAAGCTAGTGGTCAAGCCAGACCAGCTCATAAAGCGGAG AGGCAAGGCGGGCCTATTGAGCCTCAACAAGGGCTGGGAAGAGAGCAAGGCCTGGATCGTCGAACGCGCCGGGAAGCCTGTCCAAGTCGAATCTACCACCGGCACCTTGAACAACTTTATCGTCGGGCCTTTCCTCCCCCATCCTAGCAACACCGAATACTATATCTGTACCAACTCGCGGCGTGAAGGCGATAAAATCTCGTTTACGCACGAGGGAGGTGTCGACATTGGAGATGTCGATGCCAGAGCTGCTCGG CCCACGAAGGTGTTCCAGATGCAGGAGGACGACCATGAACAGGAAGAGCTCCTGCCACTACCTCCTCGCATCACTAACAACTTGAGCTCA CCTACCCACTTGACGACTGAGCCTCAAGTTGGCGCGTCAAAATCAGTCATGGGAACCATTGAAAGTACGCAGATGGATTCAGAATGGCTTGTTAACACG GGAAAGGCAAAGGCGGTTGGGGGTATCAAGGTTAAAGGGCCACCACAACACTCCTCTCGTGAACTTCGTCCTCGCACCCAAGCTCAGCTCTCTCCTCCCCGTTTCCCATTTCCTCTGCCTTTGAACCTTTCAATTATATCCTTTCTTATTTGTCATATGTATGTCGCTCTTGGCTACTGGCACAACCTGGCATAG
- a CDS encoding ATP citrate (pro-S)-lyase, giving the protein MSSKAIREFDAKLLLAYWLPRAPAYAGTEPVTSTFVYPTPKVAQIAWDAETNTVTPDTQLPPWVSTEKLVAKPDQLIKRRGKAGLLSLNKGWDESKAWIVERAGKPVQVESVTGTLNNFIVEPFLPHPSNTEYYICINSQREGDEILFTHEGGVDIGDVDAKAARLTIKVNAPFPPRADVKSNLLAAVPAEKQDTLYDFLSRLYSVYVDLHFAYLEINPLVCLDATPNSPPTIHFLDMAAKLDQTADSICAPKWAIARDLSVYTETSAATAAPGAKIQLDRGPPMVWPAPFGRDLTKEEAYIQKLDGSTGASLKLTVLNPNGRVWTMVAGGGASVVYSDAIAAHGFAHELANYGEYSGAPTEGQTYEYAKTIIDLITRGTPHEDGKILIIGGGIANFTNVAATFKGIIRALKAYKAGLQAHNVKIFVRRGGPNYQEGLKAMRLLGESLGVPIKVYGPETHITEIVPLALGVSKRTPQTAANVIHSVSATAQGSPKGVAIEVPDAGVGQVRPDGGRNQPNDQIVHFDATAPKSGRPSYRPFDASTRSFVYGLQPRAIQGMLDFDYSCGRETPSVAAMIYPFGGHHIQKFYWGTKETLLPVYTSVKEAVEKHPDADVVVNFASSRSVFGSTKEILQFPQIKAIALIAEGVPERHAREILHAAQEKGVLIIGPATVGGIKPGCFRIGNSGGMMDNIIASKLYRPGSVGYVSKSGGMSNELNNILSLVTNGTYEGIAIGGDRYPGTSFIDHLLRYEADPECKMLVLLGEVGGVEEYRVIDAVKEGKITKPIVAWAIGTCAKMFATEVQFGHAGSMANSDKETADAKNAAMRAAGFVVPDTFEDLPLVLQQTYESLVAKGAIVPSPERDPPVIPMDYKWAQELGLIRKPAAFISTISDERGQELIYAGMRISDVFKEDIGLGGVVALLWFKRRLPAWATKFIEMVLMLTADHGPAVSGAMNTIVASRAGKDLISSLASGLLTIGSRFGGALDEAASMFSNARDTGLTPREFVDESRRANKLISGIGHKIKSVNNPDLRVELVKEYVKKNFPSHSLLDYALAVEKVTTAKKDTLILNVDGCIAVCFVDLLRDSGSFTREEADEYIRIGTLNGLFVLGRSIGFIGHHLDQKRLRAPLYRHPADDIFINMQDVSQPRVFAKMG; this is encoded by the exons ATGTCGTCCAAGG CCATTCGCGAGTTTGACGCAAAGCTACTATTGGCATATTGGCTGCCGCGTGCGCCTGCCTATGCTGGAACCGAACCTGTCACGTCGACGTTTGTGTACCCCACGCCCAAGGTTGCCCAGATCGCATGGGACGCGGAGACGAATACGGTCACACCAGACACTCAGCTGCCCCCATGGGTCTCGACTGAAAAGCTAGTGGCCAAGCCAGACCAGCTGATCAAGCGGAG AGGCAAGGCGGGCCTGTTGAGTCTCAACAAGGGCTGGGACGAGAGCAAGGCCTGGATCGTTGAACGCGCCGGAAAGCCTGTCCAAGTCGAATCTGTCACCGGGACCTTGAATAACTTTATCGTCGAGCCGTTCCTCCCCCATCCCAGCAACACCGAGTACTATATCTGCATTAACTCGCAGCGTGAAGGCGATGAGATCTTGTTTACGCACGAGGGAGGTGTCGACATTGGAGATGTCGATGCCAAGGCTGCCCGA TTGACGATCAAAGTCAACGCACCATTCCCCCCTCGTGCAGACGTCAAGTCGAACCTTTTGGCCGCCGTCCCAGCCGAGAAGCAAGACACGCTCTACGACTTCCTTTCTCGCTTGTACTCGGTCTATGTCGATCTCCACTTTGCCTATCTCGAGATTAACCCTCTTGTATGCCTCGACGCTACTCCCAACTCGCCTCCGACCATCCATTTCCTCGATATGGCTGCCAAGCTCGACCAAACCGCCGACTCGATCTGCGCGCCCAAATGGGCCATTGCTCGCGACTTGTCCGTCTATACCGAAACCTCGGCTGCGACTGCCGCACCGGGCGCCAAAATCCAGCTCGACCGTGGCCCACCCATGGTCTGGCCTGCTCCATTCGGCCGTGACTTGACCAAGGAAGAAGCCTATATCCAAAAACTCGATGGTTCCACCGGTGCTTCGCTCAAGCTCACCGTTCTTAACCCCAACGGACGCGTCTGGACCATGGTCGCAGGTGGAGGTGCTTCGGTCGTCTATTCCGATGCTATCGCCGCCCATGGTTTCGCCCACGAACTCGCCAACTATGGTGAATACTCGGGTGCCCCCACCGAGGGCCAGACTTATGAATACGCCAAGACCATCATCGACCTCATTACCCGTGGTACTCCTCATGAAGACGGCAAGATCCTCATCATCGGTGGTGGTATTGCCAACTTTACCAACGTCGCTGCTACCTTCAAGGGTATTATTCGTGCTCTCAAGGCGTACAAGGCAGGCTTGCAGGCCCACAATGTCAAGATTTTCGTCCGTCGCGGTGGGCCAAATTACCAGGAAGGTTTGAAGGCCATGCGTCTCCTAGGTGAATCTCTTGGTGTACCGATCAAGGTCTACGGCCCCGAAACCCACATTACCGAGATCGTCCCTCTTGCATTGGGCGTATCCAAGCGCACACCCCAGACTGCCGCCAATGTCATCCACTCGGTATCCGCCACCGCCCAGGGCTCCCCCAAGGGCGTCGCCATCGAGGTCCCCGATGCGGGCGTGGGCCAAGTCCGTCCCGATGGTGGCCGCAACCAGCCCAACGACCAGATTGTCCATTTCGACGCGACGGCACCCAAGTCGGGTCGCCCCTCGTACCGTCCATTCGACGCGTCGACTCGCTCGTTTGTGTACGGTCTCCAGCCGCGTGCGATCCAGGGCATGCTCGATTTCGACTACTCGTGCGGTCGCGAGACACCTTCGGTCGCGGCCATGATCTATCCCTTTGGCGGACACCATATCCAAAAGTTTTACTGGGGCACCAAGGAAACGCTCTTGCCTGTGTATACGAGCGTCAAGGAGGCTGTCGAGAAGCACCCCGATGCGGACGTCGTGGTCAATTTTGCGAGCTCGCGTAGTGTGTTTGGAAGCACCAAGGAGATTTTGCAGTTCCCCCAG ATCAAAGCTATTGCGCTCATTGCCGAGGGTGTTCCGGAGCGTCATGCCCGTGAGATCTTGCACGCCGCGCAGGAAAAGGGTGTTCTTATCATCGGACCTGCGACGGTAGGTGGTATCAAGCCTGGCTGCTTCAGGATTGGGAACTCGGGAGG TATGATGGACAATATCATCGCTTCCAAGCTTTACCGCCCCGGCTCGGTCGGCTACGTTTCGAAATCCGGAGGAATGTCCAACGAACTGAACAATATCCTTTCGCTCGTCACCAACGGCACTTACGAGGGTATTGCCATTGGCGGAGACCGATACCCCGGCACCTCGTTCATCGACCATCTCCTCCGGTACGAAGCCGACCCCGAATGCAAAATGCTCGTCTTGTTGGGTGAAGTCGGGGGTGTCGAAGAGTACCGCGTCATCGACGCCGTCAAGGAGGGCAAGATTACAAAACCCATCGTTGCATGGGCGATCGGCACATGCGCCAAGATGTTTGCGACCGAGGTTCAATTCGGACACGCCGGGTCGATGGCCAACTCGGACAAGGAGACTGCCGACGCCAAGAATGCGGCCATGCGCGCGGCCGGGTTCGTCGTGCCCGATACGTTCGAGGACCTCCCGTTGGTGCTGCAGCAGACGTACGAGAGCCTCGTTGCCAAGGGTGCGATCGTCCCGTCGCCCGAGCGTGACCCGCCCGTGATCCCGATGGACTACAAGTGGGCGCAGGAGCTCGGGCTGATTCGTAAACCGGCGGCGTTTATTTCGACCATTTCCGACGAGCGAGGCCAAGAGCTGATTTATGCCGGAATGAGAATCTCGGATGTGTTCAAGGAGGATATCGGATTGGGCGGTGTCGTTGCGCTCTTGTGGTTCAAGCGCAGGCTTCCCGCGTGGGCGACCAAGTTTATTGAGATGGTGTTGATGTTGACCGCTGACCACGGCCCGGCCGTGTCTGG TGCCATGAACACCATTGTCGCCTCCCGTGCCGGAAAGGACCTCATCTCGTCTCTGGCCTCTGGTCTTTTGACTATTGGTTCCCGTTTCGGAGGTGCTCTCGACGAGGCTGCTTCCATGTTCTCCAACGCTCGGGATACCGGGTTGACCCCGCGTGAATTTGTCGACGAGAGTCGTCGCGCGAACAAACTGA TTTCTGGTATCGGCCACAAGATCAAATCGGTCAACAACCCCGACTTGCGCGTTGAGCTTGTCAAGGAGTACGTCAAGAAGAACTTCCCTTCGCATTCGCTATTGGACTATGCTCTCGCGGTCGAAAAGGTCACCACCGCCAAGAAGGATACT CTCATTTTGAACGTCGACGGATGCATCGCCGTCTGCTTTGTTGATCTCCTCCGTGACTCGGGCTCGTTTACTCGGGAAGAAGCAGACGAATACATTCGTATCGGAACGCTCAACGGACTGTTTGTCCTCGGTCGCTCCATTGGGTTCATCGGACACCATCTCG ACCAAAAGCGCCTTCGCGCACCTTTGTACCGCCACCCCGCGGACGACATCTTTATCAACATGCAGGACGTTTCGCAGCCGCGCGTGTTTGCCAAGATGGGTTAG